One window of the Hemitrygon akajei chromosome 5, sHemAka1.3, whole genome shotgun sequence genome contains the following:
- the kcnj15 gene encoding ATP-sensitive inward rectifier potassium channel 15 isoform X3 codes for MDHSDNISMIAPGIRRRVVSKNGHNNVKIDQVDGWAYLYLQDLWTTVIDMKWRYKLTLFTATFVMTWFLFGILWYAIAFVHGDLELLHPPANHTPCVVNIETLTGAFLFSLESQTTIGYGFRCITEECPFAIILLITQLVITTLAEIFVTGTFLAKIARPKKRSETIRFSYHAAIAIRDNKLCLMLRVANMRKSLLLQCQLSGKFLHNHITEEGETIKLRQEHVDFQVDTGSVSPFLIFPLTFYHVIDEKSPLNRYTSANLRNTDFELVVILNATVESTGAACQIRTSYVPEEILWGYEFMPLMSLSPGGKYLVDFSFFDKLRKSSNPYFASNVLGYGDIDKLKLEEQYREDEQNNLISRIQTVQSNV; via the coding sequence ATGGACCACTCTGATAACATTAGCATGATCGCCCCAGGCATAAGACGTCGTGTTGTGTCAAAAAACGGTCATAACAATGTGAAGATTGACCAAGTGGACGGCTGGGCTTATCTCTACCTACAGGATCTCTGGACCACTGTCATTGACATGAAATGGCGCTACAAACTAACTCTCTTCACGGCAACGTTTGTGATGACCTGGTTTCTTTTTGGGATTCTCTGGTACGCCATTGCATTTGTTCATGGAGATTTAGAGTTACTTCACCCACCAGCTAACCACACGCCATGTGTTGTGAACATTGAGACCTTAACAGGAGCGTTCCTATTTTCCCTCGAGTCCCAGACAACCATAGGCTATGGTTTCCGATGTATTACAGAGGAGTGCCCCTTTGCTATTATCCTGCTAATCACTCAACTGGTCATCACCACATTGGCAGAGATCTTCGTCACGGGCACTTTTCTGGCTAAGATCGCAAGGCCAAAAAAACGCTCGGAGACCATCAGGTTTAGCTATCATGCTGCCATTGCCATTAGGGACAACAAACTCTGTCTCATGCTTCGTGTGGCAAACATGAGGAAGAGTCTCCTGCTCCAGTGCCAGCTTTCTGGGAAATTCTTGCACAACCACATCACAGAGGAAGGAGAGACCATCAAACTCAGACAGGAGCATGTGGATTTTCAAGTGGACACTGGCTCAGTCAGTCCATTCCTCATCTTTCCTTTGACTTTTTATCATGTAATTGATGAGAAAAGCCCTCTGAACAGGTACACCTCGGCTAATCTGAGGAACACTGACTTTGAGTTGGTGGTCATTTTGAATGCCACGGTGGAGTCAACAGGTGCTGCCTGCCAGATCAGAACCTCTTACGTGCCAGAGGAGATACTCTGGGGGTATGAATTTATGCCTCTTATGTCGCTCTCTCCTGGTGGGAAATACTTGGTTGACTTTAGTTTCTTCGATAAGCTCAGGAAGAGCTCAAACCCTTACTTTGCCTCAAATGTACTTGGATACGGGGACATTGATAAGCTAAAGCTTGAGGAGCAGTACAGAGAGGATGAACAAAACAATCTGATCAGTCGAATCCAAACTGTTCAGAGCAATGTCTAA
- the kcnj15 gene encoding ATP-sensitive inward rectifier potassium channel 15 isoform X2, with protein MKFQTVFRLSPGASSLARLLRVFSAFNSNVCSHLAGMFTRSLLYKMDHSDNISMIAPGIRRRVVSKNGHNNVKIDQVDGWAYLYLQDLWTTVIDMKWRYKLTLFTATFVMTWFLFGILWYAIAFVHGDLELLHPPANHTPCVVNIETLTGAFLFSLESQTTIGYGFRCITEECPFAIILLITQLVITTLAEIFVTGTFLAKIARPKKRSETIRFSYHAAIAIRDNKLCLMLRVANMRKSLLLQCQLSGKFLHNHITEEGETIKLRQEHVDFQVDTGSVSPFLIFPLTFYHVIDEKSPLNRYTSANLRNTDFELVVILNATVESTGAACQIRTSYVPEEILWGYEFMPLMSLSPGGKYLVDFSFFDKLRKSSNPYFASNVLGYGDIDKLKLEEQYREDEQNNLISRIQTVQSNV; from the coding sequence ATCATTACTGTACAAGATGGACCACTCTGATAACATTAGCATGATCGCCCCAGGCATAAGACGTCGTGTTGTGTCAAAAAACGGTCATAACAATGTGAAGATTGACCAAGTGGACGGCTGGGCTTATCTCTACCTACAGGATCTCTGGACCACTGTCATTGACATGAAATGGCGCTACAAACTAACTCTCTTCACGGCAACGTTTGTGATGACCTGGTTTCTTTTTGGGATTCTCTGGTACGCCATTGCATTTGTTCATGGAGATTTAGAGTTACTTCACCCACCAGCTAACCACACGCCATGTGTTGTGAACATTGAGACCTTAACAGGAGCGTTCCTATTTTCCCTCGAGTCCCAGACAACCATAGGCTATGGTTTCCGATGTATTACAGAGGAGTGCCCCTTTGCTATTATCCTGCTAATCACTCAACTGGTCATCACCACATTGGCAGAGATCTTCGTCACGGGCACTTTTCTGGCTAAGATCGCAAGGCCAAAAAAACGCTCGGAGACCATCAGGTTTAGCTATCATGCTGCCATTGCCATTAGGGACAACAAACTCTGTCTCATGCTTCGTGTGGCAAACATGAGGAAGAGTCTCCTGCTCCAGTGCCAGCTTTCTGGGAAATTCTTGCACAACCACATCACAGAGGAAGGAGAGACCATCAAACTCAGACAGGAGCATGTGGATTTTCAAGTGGACACTGGCTCAGTCAGTCCATTCCTCATCTTTCCTTTGACTTTTTATCATGTAATTGATGAGAAAAGCCCTCTGAACAGGTACACCTCGGCTAATCTGAGGAACACTGACTTTGAGTTGGTGGTCATTTTGAATGCCACGGTGGAGTCAACAGGTGCTGCCTGCCAGATCAGAACCTCTTACGTGCCAGAGGAGATACTCTGGGGGTATGAATTTATGCCTCTTATGTCGCTCTCTCCTGGTGGGAAATACTTGGTTGACTTTAGTTTCTTCGATAAGCTCAGGAAGAGCTCAAACCCTTACTTTGCCTCAAATGTACTTGGATACGGGGACATTGATAAGCTAAAGCTTGAGGAGCAGTACAGAGAGGATGAACAAAACAATCTGATCAGTCGAATCCAAACTGTTCAGAGCAATGTCTAA
- the kcnj15 gene encoding ATP-sensitive inward rectifier potassium channel 15 isoform X1, producing MFTRWQHLVERLWGIRRSLLYKMDHSDNISMIAPGIRRRVVSKNGHNNVKIDQVDGWAYLYLQDLWTTVIDMKWRYKLTLFTATFVMTWFLFGILWYAIAFVHGDLELLHPPANHTPCVVNIETLTGAFLFSLESQTTIGYGFRCITEECPFAIILLITQLVITTLAEIFVTGTFLAKIARPKKRSETIRFSYHAAIAIRDNKLCLMLRVANMRKSLLLQCQLSGKFLHNHITEEGETIKLRQEHVDFQVDTGSVSPFLIFPLTFYHVIDEKSPLNRYTSANLRNTDFELVVILNATVESTGAACQIRTSYVPEEILWGYEFMPLMSLSPGGKYLVDFSFFDKLRKSSNPYFASNVLGYGDIDKLKLEEQYREDEQNNLISRIQTVQSNV from the coding sequence ATCATTACTGTACAAGATGGACCACTCTGATAACATTAGCATGATCGCCCCAGGCATAAGACGTCGTGTTGTGTCAAAAAACGGTCATAACAATGTGAAGATTGACCAAGTGGACGGCTGGGCTTATCTCTACCTACAGGATCTCTGGACCACTGTCATTGACATGAAATGGCGCTACAAACTAACTCTCTTCACGGCAACGTTTGTGATGACCTGGTTTCTTTTTGGGATTCTCTGGTACGCCATTGCATTTGTTCATGGAGATTTAGAGTTACTTCACCCACCAGCTAACCACACGCCATGTGTTGTGAACATTGAGACCTTAACAGGAGCGTTCCTATTTTCCCTCGAGTCCCAGACAACCATAGGCTATGGTTTCCGATGTATTACAGAGGAGTGCCCCTTTGCTATTATCCTGCTAATCACTCAACTGGTCATCACCACATTGGCAGAGATCTTCGTCACGGGCACTTTTCTGGCTAAGATCGCAAGGCCAAAAAAACGCTCGGAGACCATCAGGTTTAGCTATCATGCTGCCATTGCCATTAGGGACAACAAACTCTGTCTCATGCTTCGTGTGGCAAACATGAGGAAGAGTCTCCTGCTCCAGTGCCAGCTTTCTGGGAAATTCTTGCACAACCACATCACAGAGGAAGGAGAGACCATCAAACTCAGACAGGAGCATGTGGATTTTCAAGTGGACACTGGCTCAGTCAGTCCATTCCTCATCTTTCCTTTGACTTTTTATCATGTAATTGATGAGAAAAGCCCTCTGAACAGGTACACCTCGGCTAATCTGAGGAACACTGACTTTGAGTTGGTGGTCATTTTGAATGCCACGGTGGAGTCAACAGGTGCTGCCTGCCAGATCAGAACCTCTTACGTGCCAGAGGAGATACTCTGGGGGTATGAATTTATGCCTCTTATGTCGCTCTCTCCTGGTGGGAAATACTTGGTTGACTTTAGTTTCTTCGATAAGCTCAGGAAGAGCTCAAACCCTTACTTTGCCTCAAATGTACTTGGATACGGGGACATTGATAAGCTAAAGCTTGAGGAGCAGTACAGAGAGGATGAACAAAACAATCTGATCAGTCGAATCCAAACTGTTCAGAGCAATGTCTAA